The Brachyspira sp. SAP_772 genome includes a region encoding these proteins:
- a CDS encoding DNA methyltransferase, whose product FQLFLGSGTTSVVAKKLGRNYSGIEQNPAYCAWAEKRIESALQNKEIQGYTDNIFWERNTMQLQNKLKK is encoded by the coding sequence TTTTTCAATTATTTTTGGGAAGTGGTACTACTTCTGTTGTAGCTAAGAAATTAGGAAGAAACTACTCAGGCATAGAGCAAAACCCAGCATACTGTGCTTGGGCAGAAAAAAGAATAGAATCTGCTTTGCAAAACAAAGAAATACAGGGTTACACTGATAATATATTCTGGGAGAGAAACACTATGCAGCTTCAAAATAAGCTAAAAAAATAA
- a CDS encoding CBS domain-containing protein, with amino-acid sequence MHVDIINYIKADNVKIIYKNTTFQDLVAISSKNPPKLFIITNANKKIFGVVTYNDLFAVLAKQMKKKNIGCLANQDISKLVTKNYIKVPFNTDTNDVFNMMIDKKLDYAIVVDDKDFPIGIVDIYTLYDIILKLKIR; translated from the coding sequence ATGCATGTTGATATAATAAATTACATTAAGGCTGATAATGTCAAAATAATATATAAAAATACTACTTTTCAAGATTTAGTTGCTATATCATCAAAAAATCCTCCAAAACTATTTATCATCACAAATGCAAATAAGAAAATTTTTGGYGTTGTTACATATAATGATTTGTTTGCCGTTTTAGCAAAACAAATGAAAAAAAAGAATATAGGCTGTCTTGCTAATCAAGATATATCAAAACTAGTTACTAAAAATTATATAAAAGTTCCATTTAATACAGATACTAATGATGTGTTTAATATGATGATAGATAAAAAACTAGATTATGCTATTGTTGTTGATGATAAAGATTTTCCTATAGGAATAGTGGATATATACACTTTATATGATATAATCCTTAAATTAAAAATAAGAAA